From the Chitinophaga lutea genome, the window CCGAACGTGGGCGATTCCATAATCAGCGGCGGTGTAGTACTGATCCGTATCGCCACAGGCAATGTGCCCGCTTCGTTTTCGGCTGTCACCAGCACCTGTACCCACCAGGGCTGCACCCTTTCCGGGGTGTCGGGCGGTAAAATCGAATGCGCCAGCGCATGCGGGCACGGCAGTAAGTTCAATTTCGACGGCACGGTCAGCAACGGCCCGGCCACTTCAGCATTAACCAAATACACCGTAGAGATCAGCGGCACAACGTTAACAGTGAAATAAGCGTTTGAATGGACAAAACCGCCGCGGCAACCATGCCGGGCGGTTTTTTTATGCGGTGAACGGGATGCGGTAGCGCCCTGCAAATGTTACCCGGCACCGAAGGCGGCGGGACAACCGGGCCGCGGGGCACAGGGCGTTTTTCCGTTGCCGGCGGCCCCCCGGCCGCACAAACCCGGCGGCGGAACGCAGGTTAAATAATTAAAATATTATAAAAACAACCCGAAATCTTGCAAAAAAGCAAATTTATTAATGCCTATATTTGCTTTCCTTTAAAAATAAAACATTTTAACGTCTATGGGAAAGTACAAAGCCGGCGTATTATTCGGTGAAGAGCTGGAAGCGCTCTATAAAGATGCCAAGGAAAATGAATTTGCCATGCCCGCTGTAAACGTGGTAGGCACGAACTCAGTGAACGCGGTACTGGAAACGGCTGCCAAGGTGAATTCACCGGTGATCATCCAGTTTTCTAACGGCGGCGCCCAATTCTTTGCCGGTAAAGGTATGCCCAACGATAAACTGCAGGCGAACATCGCAGGCGGTATCTCCGGCGCCAAACACGTACATGAGGTGGCCCAGTACTACGGTGTACCCGTGGTGTTGCACACCGACCATGCCGCCAAAAAATGGCTGCCCTGGATCGACGGCCTGCTCACTGCCGGCGAAAAATTCATGAAAGAGAACGGCCAGCCCCTCTACAGCTCGCATATGCTCGACCTGTCCGAGGAGCCCATCCACGAAAACATCGAAATCTCCAAAGCTTATTTCCAGCGTATGAATAAACTGGGGATGTCTATCGAAATCGAGCTCGGCGTAACAGGCGGCGAGGAAGACGGCGTAGACAACTCC encodes:
- the fbaA gene encoding class II fructose-bisphosphate aldolase, with amino-acid sequence MGKYKAGVLFGEELEALYKDAKENEFAMPAVNVVGTNSVNAVLETAAKVNSPVIIQFSNGGAQFFAGKGMPNDKLQANIAGGISGAKHVHEVAQYYGVPVVLHTDHAAKKWLPWIDGLLTAGEKFMKENGQPLYSSHMLDLSEEPIHENIEISKAYFQRMNKLGMSIEIELGVTGGEEDGVDNSGVENSLLYTQPEDVAYAYEQLSEVGPRFTVAAAFGNVHGVYSPGNVELRPEILKNSQDFIQKKHNTGTKPVYYVFHGGSGSPKHQINETLGYGVIKMNIDTDMQWAFWEGVLDYYKAKEGYLQAQLGNPDGADKPNKKYYDPRVWLRKGEETFVKRLEEAFTDLNCINRNA
- a CDS encoding QcrA and Rieske domain-containing protein, which produces MERRNFLSSMGITIAIACTGGLAACGGKGDDPAPNPNPNPNPGGGARLTANLSTQIPNVGDSIISGGVVLIRIATGNVPASFSAVTSTCTHQGCTLSGVSGGKIECASACGHGSKFNFDGTVSNGPATSALTKYTVEISGTTLTVK